GTTTTTGCTTCTCATTTGCATGGCAAATCCTATCATTTCCcctatctctcttttctttcgaGCTTGTATTTCTTGCAATATGCTTTTGCCTTCCTAACTATTTTCCTGTAGTTACAAAGGGTTCTTTCTCTGTAATATAGGGATGGGACATCAATTATCCTCTCTGATGATGTTGGCCAACTATACATATTGGACAGTGGCCAGGGGGAGTCGCACAATGATGCAAAATATGACCAGGTATGGTTGTCCCctcctttttaaaaatttaaaatttaaaaaaaaaaaaaaaaaacttaatacTGAATATTTGGTTATAATTTTACTCAATGAGTTGGGGGATttcttttacaattttttccCAAGTGGTACTTATTGCTGGTGCGCTTCTTTGGCAGTTTTTTCTTGGTGATTATCGCCCAATCATTCATGATAGCTTTGGAAATGTTCTTGACCAGGTTAGTTGGCCACTTTCACTGTCGTTCTTAATTGGTTTTCTGTTTCTGGTTAGTTCAAGGAGATGAATAAACTACATAAGCAATAATTCAATGGTAGGGAGTGTTAAATGAATTGTGCTGCACTTTACCTCACTAGTACCATAATAAACTCAGGTGAACCTGTCGTGTCTGTTCCTTTTCATGTCTTATTGATCCATACATAAAGGCCCTCATTTAGCCGCATTCCATGCATGACAAAGGCTCTTTggattctttatttttctctcttagtTATGCATTCACTCTGTGTGTGGTCTCAGTGGTGGTTTTGATGGATTGGTAACTGCATGCAGAGGACTGGCTGAGAGAAATTAGTTTAACTGTTCGGGATAGTAGGACCAACTTTCAAATTTCTTAGAGACTTGATAGTTTAAGTGAGCCAAAACCCAGTGCCTGCCGTTCTATAATAATATAGATGTATATGCATGATTGACCTACCATAACTTCGttccaaatatatatttgcaatGCTTGTTAGTTTGAATTATCTGCAACATTTGATTCAGGAAACTCAGCTTTCAGCATACCGGCGGAATATGCAGGATCTACTTTGCGATTCAGGTTTCTCTCTACTCCTTTTCCTGTATGAAATTTATCTCTTCTGGAAAGTTTATTTTCTCAAGCACTGGTTTATGGTGAAAACCTAGGCATGATACCATATGAAGAACCCTACCAGAGTGCATACCAGAAAAGGCGATTAGGAGCTTTGGGTTCTGAGTGGCGTCCTTCCTCTCTAAGACTTGCTGTTGGGCCTGACTTCAGTGTAGATCCGGATTTCCAAATGCTACCTATTGCAGACTTGGATATGTTGGCTGagcctatgccagagtttgTAGATGCCATGGATTGGGAACCACAAAATGAAATGCAAAGTGATGATACTGATTCAGAGTACAATATTACTGAAGATTATTCTACTGGAGGGGAGCAAGGAAGTTTAAGTTCAAATCCCTCTATTGATCCAGAGTGCAGTGAAGAAGACAGCGAGGCTGAGGATGCTCAAATGGATGGACTTCGTAGgtctaaaaggaaaaaacaaaaggctgATGTAAGTTCTCTGTCAATAACAAATTATAGTTTAGTTTTGGTTAGGACCTGCTTGAATCTGCTTTAATGTTCTCCCTTTCTGTTTCCTCAGGTTGAAGTCATGAGTTCTTCTGGAAGGTGTgtcaaaagaaagaatttggatGAGTGTGCTGGCAATCCATTCAGAAATAATAGAATGAGGAAATCTAGACATGGCCGAAAAGCTTCAAGAAAGAAATCTTCCACATCAAAGTCATTGAGACCTCAAAGAGCTGCTGCACTCAACGCTCTTACTCTATTTTCTAAGATTACTGGAAGATCTGCAGatggagaagatgaagatggatCAGAAGATGATATGTCAGGAAGTGAATCCACCCTGCAAGATTCAAACATTGAGAGTGATGGATCTGATAAACAAAATCAGCCAACCAAAcattcaaaaggaaaagaggttTCACTGGATGAGTCTGAGGACATGGTTAAACCTAATGAACGTCCTGAATTTCCAATAAATGCTGGGAACAGGAGGAGATTGGTGCTTAAATTGCCAAGACGGGACTCAAATAAGCTTGTGTCTAGAGAAAGCACAGTACATAATTGTGGTAATCAGGATGATTTGGTTGACCAATCATGTAGAGTACCTCAAGAAGCAACTGAAGCAAACAACAATATAAGCTCTAAGGATCCAGGGTCCTCACCTGGTGATGAAAAATGCAGCATATTTGGAACAGCAGTGGGTGGGCAATTATACAAAGTAGAAAATCATGTAGATTTGACTGAGAATTACAAAAATGGGAGAATTAGTTGGGGAGGGTCCAGAGTGCGAACATCTAAGCGTCTGAGGTCAGGAGAATCCATGTCATTGGATGCACTTGCCAGAGCCAGTGCAACCGTCGTTGGTAACGAAAAAGAGTACACAAAACCTGAAAATGGTTTTGGAACCATGTCACCTCAATCAGAAAGCCAAATGTATGGAGATACAATGGCTGTAGGGAATGAGGAAACCATTGGAGCTAGTACCTCTGGGGGCCTTAATGGTGAAACCAATGCCAAAGAGCAATCAGGTTTTAGTGAATGCAAGGATCATGATCAATCACCTAAATCTGTTCACATGGCTCCTTGGGATGCAAGCACTTCCTCATGCCTTGATAAGGACAGGACTATTTTCTCTCCTGAACAAAATGAGAAGCTCACAACTGTCTCAACAAAATTGAGGTTGAGGAGGATTTCAAGGGATCCTAGTCCTTGCAAACAGGAAATGTTCTCTGTGGTAGAGAACTTGGAAAATGGTAGATTTAACACATTACATGAAAGCCTTTCAAGCATGGAACAGGATCCAGTTGTGCCGGAGGATGATGGAACCCCTAATTTTATTCCAGATGATAGATACAATGGCTCGCGAGAATCAGACAATCAATCTGATAAGAATGTCATTTCTGGTATACATGAATCAGTCGAGTcccatttaaataaaaacaaaatgttcAGTGCTGTTTATAGAAGGGTGAAACCACATAGGGGTAGAATTAATTTAGAAGGTGATAGTGGCGTCAAGGAAGAAGGCTGTTTATATGCTTCAAATACAAGCAACCACAATCTCATTGCTGGAGTGGACTTTAATGATGACTCAGTTGATGGAGGTCGCAGGACACGGTCCATGGGGTTGAAGGCATCTGCACGTGATCCAAGTAGTGTAGATCATGATGATAAGATGGGCCAAGGACATGAGCCAGGTTATACATTTAGAAGTAACCAGAAAAGTTCCATGGACAAGTTTCAACTTCGGAATGAAGAACAAGGATCAAGTTCAAGGACAACAGTCGGATTGAGGTCTACTAGAAACAGAAGAAGCAGTTACCGTGACATGAATCCAATGGATAGAAGGAAGTCGCATCAGTCAGCAAGGAAAGTATCATGGTTAATGTTGTCAACACATGAGGAAAGCTCACGATATATTCCCCAGTTAGGGGATGAAGTTGTTTATTTGAGACAGGTTTCTTTATAAATTGCTGCTGGTCTTTttcccattttatttttccttttcagggAGCGGGTAGGTTGGTTTTGACATGAGATTGTGCCTCATTGCAAACCTATGGCTTACACTAAGCGACCTACACAAGTCGCATAAACAGCATCTCTGGAAACAGGGATATAGCTGTGTATGCTTTACCGTCCCAGGGCCCTACATTTGCCAGAGCTTGTACTGGAGtgcccttttttgttttggttttggttgtcATGTGAATGTTGATTATATCGCATAGCTTGGTaaactcctttttttctttttcctttcttacCAGGGGCATCAGGAGTATTTCGAACTTGGTGGATTGAGAGAAAACCCACCGTGGACATTTATAAAGGGGAGAATAAGAGCTGTAGAATTTTGCAAAGTTGAAGACCTGGAGTATTCTTCACTTGCAGGGTCTGGGGATAGCTGCTGCAAATTGACACTTCAATTTGTAGATCCTACTTCTGATGTGTAtggtaaatatttcaaaatgacTCTGCCTGAAGTTACTGGTTTCCCAGACTTCATTGTCGAAAGAACTCGCT
The window above is part of the Prunus dulcis chromosome 1, ALMONDv2, whole genome shotgun sequence genome. Proteins encoded here:
- the LOC117623423 gene encoding bromodomain and WD repeat-containing protein 1; amino-acid sequence: MALQKFPSRDAPSVTMKPLSFLSKVHDNNRSEDLETSPAKEPDVDIDLREVYFLIMHFLSAGPCRRTCVQFWNELLEHQLLPRRYHAWYSRNGLHSGDENDDGKSFPLNYNMLVHRYPHIENDHLVKLLKQLISSTAPPSRGMSGGNAPNAADVPTLLGQRSFSLLTYERDQVNKEMKRPPAHMRWPHAKAHQVHGLSLREIGGGFTRHHRAPSIRAASYAIAKPLTMFQKMKNTTRLRGHRNAVYCATFDRSGRYVITGSDDRLVKIWLMETAFCLASCRGHEGDITDLAVSSNNVLVASSSNDTIIRVWRLPDGLPISVLRGHTGAVTAITFNPRPGSMYQLLSSSDDGTCRIWDARNSQVSPRIYIPRPSDAIVGRNSGPFSSTVSQSHQIFCCAFNANGTFFVTGSSDTLARVWTASKPGSDESDQPNHEIDVLSGHENDVNYVQFSGCAVVSRFMAADTSKEENIPKFKNSWFNHDNIVTCSRDGSAIIWIPRSRRSHGKAGRWTRAYHLKVPPPPMPPQPPRGGPRQRILPTPRGVNMITWSLDNRFVLAAIMDCRICVWNASDGSLVHSLTGHSESTYVLDVHPFNPRIAMSAGYDGKTIVWDIWEGMPIRIFETSQFRLVDGKFSPDGTSIILSDDVGQLYILDSGQGESHNDAKYDQFFLGDYRPIIHDSFGNVLDQETQLSAYRRNMQDLLCDSGMIPYEEPYQSAYQKRRLGALGSEWRPSSLRLAVGPDFSVDPDFQMLPIADLDMLAEPMPEFVDAMDWEPQNEMQSDDTDSEYNITEDYSTGGEQGSLSSNPSIDPECSEEDSEAEDAQMDGLRRSKRKKQKADVEVMSSSGRCVKRKNLDECAGNPFRNNRMRKSRHGRKASRKKSSTSKSLRPQRAAALNALTLFSKITGRSADGEDEDGSEDDMSGSESTLQDSNIESDGSDKQNQPTKHSKGKEVSLDESEDMVKPNERPEFPINAGNRRRLVLKLPRRDSNKLVSRESTVHNCGNQDDLVDQSCRVPQEATEANNNISSKDPGSSPGDEKCSIFGTAVGGQLYKVENHVDLTENYKNGRISWGGSRVRTSKRLRSGESMSLDALARASATVVGNEKEYTKPENGFGTMSPQSESQMYGDTMAVGNEETIGASTSGGLNGETNAKEQSGFSECKDHDQSPKSVHMAPWDASTSSCLDKDRTIFSPEQNEKLTTVSTKLRLRRISRDPSPCKQEMFSVVENLENGRFNTLHESLSSMEQDPVVPEDDGTPNFIPDDRYNGSRESDNQSDKNVISGIHESVESHLNKNKMFSAVYRRVKPHRGRINLEGDSGVKEEGCLYASNTSNHNLIAGVDFNDDSVDGGRRTRSMGLKASARDPSSVDHDDKMGQGHEPGYTFRSNQKSSMDKFQLRNEEQGSSSRTTVGLRSTRNRRSSYRDMNPMDRRKSHQSARKVSWLMLSTHEESSRYIPQLGDEVVYLRQGHQEYFELGGLRENPPWTFIKGRIRAVEFCKVEDLEYSSLAGSGDSCCKLTLQFVDPTSDVYGKYFKMTLPEVTGFPDFIVERTRYVSSIERNWACRDHCKVWWKNEGEDDGKWWEGRIKLKQSKSTNFPDSPWEMYTVQYKCDPSDAQLHSPWELFDSNTQWEEPRIDDKSKMKLLSAFAKLERSADSRQDSFGVDKLKQLQQKPKFTNWCAVPISLEVIQSRLENNYYRNLEALKHDFKVMLLNAETYLESNAVKRTSDKELLAKLKCVSDWFTQTISSL